A region from the Desulfonatronum thioautotrophicum genome encodes:
- a CDS encoding sensor domain-containing protein has translation MNSTKQRLDASAPLADEAFMQLFAGSPNAVVLREPEGRVVIRNAAFTRMFATGDSAGQQFSEDMPRPCPEYRECAKDIIRGDATIHSLEVCWQAGAERTVETSVSQFPFTLADGRDLVWCIFVDISDRKQAERMLRDAENKYRTIFLHAVEGIFQTTPDGRYLDVNPALARIYGYESAEAMIQALRDIKTQLYVDSARRDEFIRIMDQEHAVWDFVSEVYKKDGSRIWISENARAVYDDQHRIAYFEGTVVDITRRKLAEEALETQRELFTQLFANSPQAIVLTDMERNVIDANMAFERLFGHRAMDIRGFSIRGFIVPEELMADTETFRAAVLSGNAMQAETQRRHKDGRLIPVSMIGFPLKVRGATQGVVFIYQDISERKAFEEQITHQAFHDGLTGLPNRSLFAERLARAVERGKRRPGYRYAVVMVDLDKFKSVNDTLGHQAGDDLLVEIGRRLTDCIRSMDTVARLGGDEFALILEELTSEEEALAIVGRIEETLRGSLTFPAGEIRPAASIGVVMHSEEYASAEDLLRDADIAMYRAKELRCGNLLFDRSMRLELQESMNLENELRIAVADNALNVHYQPIIRVNGGKLEGFEALVRWNHPGMGQVPPSRFIPLAEETGLILPLGRFVIREACTHLAAWRTRFSGGADLFVSVNVSCLQFLRDDLVGYVAGVLHDLGLQPGSLKLEITETVLMHDPVHTARELQRLKELGVRIAIDDFGTGYSSLSYLQRLPIDHLKIDRSFISGNEQAEGNLHIVNSIISMARALGLSVIAEGVEREEQLACLRELDCDNAQGFMFSRPMDAQETEAYILRHTQAGPTTGPPL, from the coding sequence ATGAACTCCACCAAGCAACGCCTTGACGCGAGTGCCCCCCTGGCTGACGAGGCATTCATGCAGCTTTTCGCCGGATCTCCCAACGCCGTGGTCCTTCGCGAACCGGAGGGCCGGGTGGTGATTCGCAATGCGGCATTCACCCGGATGTTTGCGACAGGAGACTCCGCAGGGCAACAGTTCTCCGAGGACATGCCGCGGCCATGCCCGGAATACAGGGAGTGCGCAAAGGATATTATACGCGGTGATGCGACAATTCACAGTCTGGAGGTGTGCTGGCAAGCCGGGGCTGAACGAACCGTGGAAACCAGTGTTTCTCAATTTCCATTTACCCTGGCTGACGGACGGGATCTGGTCTGGTGTATTTTCGTGGACATTTCCGATCGCAAGCAGGCCGAACGGATGCTTCGGGACGCGGAAAACAAGTACCGCACCATTTTTCTCCATGCCGTGGAGGGCATTTTCCAGACCACGCCGGACGGACGCTATCTGGACGTCAATCCAGCCTTGGCCAGAATCTATGGCTACGAATCCGCCGAGGCCATGATCCAGGCTTTGCGGGACATCAAGACGCAGTTGTATGTCGACTCCGCCCGTCGGGATGAATTCATCCGGATCATGGACCAGGAGCATGCGGTCTGGGACTTTGTTTCCGAAGTCTACAAAAAGGATGGAAGCCGGATCTGGATCTCGGAAAATGCCCGCGCGGTATACGATGACCAGCACAGGATCGCCTATTTCGAGGGGACGGTGGTGGACATCACCCGCCGCAAGCTGGCCGAGGAAGCGCTGGAAACCCAACGGGAACTGTTCACCCAGCTGTTCGCCAATTCGCCCCAGGCCATCGTGCTCACGGACATGGAACGCAACGTGATCGACGCCAACATGGCCTTTGAGCGACTTTTCGGTCACCGCGCCATGGATATTCGGGGCTTTTCCATCCGGGGATTCATTGTCCCCGAGGAACTCATGGCGGACACCGAGACCTTCCGGGCCGCTGTGCTGTCCGGCAATGCCATGCAGGCCGAGACGCAACGCCGACACAAGGACGGCCGATTGATTCCGGTGTCCATGATCGGTTTCCCGTTGAAGGTTCGCGGAGCGACCCAGGGCGTGGTCTTCATCTACCAGGACATCTCCGAGCGGAAAGCCTTTGAGGAACAGATCACCCACCAGGCCTTCCACGACGGATTGACCGGACTGCCCAACCGCAGCCTGTTTGCCGAACGATTGGCCCGAGCCGTGGAACGAGGCAAACGCCGTCCCGGCTACCGCTACGCCGTAGTCATGGTGGACTTGGACAAGTTCAAATCGGTCAACGACACCCTGGGGCATCAGGCCGGAGACGACCTGCTGGTGGAGATCGGACGTCGCCTGACCGATTGCATCCGCTCCATGGATACCGTGGCCCGACTCGGAGGGGACGAGTTCGCGCTTATCCTCGAGGAACTCACCTCGGAAGAGGAAGCCTTGGCCATTGTTGGCCGCATCGAAGAGACCCTTCGCGGCTCGCTGACCTTCCCCGCCGGAGAAATTCGGCCCGCGGCCAGCATCGGCGTGGTCATGCACTCGGAGGAATACGCCAGCGCCGAAGACCTGCTGCGGGACGCGGACATCGCCATGTACCGGGCCAAGGAGCTACGCTGCGGCAATCTGCTCTTTGATCGCTCCATGCGCCTGGAACTGCAGGAATCCATGAACCTGGAAAACGAGCTGCGCATTGCCGTGGCCGACAACGCCCTGAACGTACATTACCAGCCGATCATCCGCGTGAACGGAGGCAAACTGGAGGGCTTCGAAGCCCTGGTCCGCTGGAACCATCCGGGCATGGGGCAGGTACCGCCGTCCCGATTTATCCCCTTGGCCGAGGAGACCGGATTGATCCTGCCCCTGGGCCGGTTTGTCATCCGGGAAGCCTGTACGCATCTGGCCGCATGGCGCACAAGGTTTTCGGGCGGCGCGGATCTCTTCGTCAGCGTCAATGTCTCCTGCTTGCAGTTCCTGCGGGATGATCTGGTGGGGTATGTGGCCGGTGTCCTGCACGATCTGGGCTTGCAGCCTGGTTCCCTGAAGCTGGAAATCACGGAAACCGTGTTGATGCATGACCCGGTACATACGGCGCGGGAGCTGCAACGCCTGAAGGAACTGGGAGTGCGCATTGCCATTGACGATTTCGGCACCGGGTATTCCTCGCTGAGCTATCTCCAGCGCCTGCCCATCGACCACTTAAAAATCGACCGATCCTTCATCAGCGGCAACGAGCAGGCCGAGGGCAATCTGCACATTGTCAACTCGATCATTTCCATGGCCAGAGCGCTAGGGCTCTCGGTCATTGCCGAGGGAGTGGAACGGGAGGAACAGCTGGCCTGTCTGCGCGAACTTGATTGCGACAACGCCCAGGGATTCATGTTCTCCCGGCCCATGGATGCCCAGGAGACCGAGGCGTATATTCTGCGGCATACCCAGGCAGGCCCCACCACCGGCCCTCCTTTGTAA
- a CDS encoding histone deacetylase family protein, which translates to MTTALLYDPVFAVHDAGARHPESPMRYTALVRALEEDRKTAVLPRLAPRPATLAELRYCHSQEYIELVRQRIQDGHRSLGFPDTNVGPGSWDAALHAAGGALTAVDTVLAGHAKSVFCVMRPPGHHARPRQGMGFCIFNNIALAARHAQVVHGLERILIVDWDVHHGNGTQEIFYNDPSVLFFSTHQSNWYPYSGEPHETGIDAGEGFTINCPFPYGTDIIPVRTAFLERLLPAARTFQPELVLISAGFDALASDPLGGFQLQPEDFAALSAIVLEIAEATAQGRVVSLLEGGYDLPGLTATALIHVHALMG; encoded by the coding sequence ATGACCACCGCCTTGTTATACGACCCGGTATTTGCCGTGCATGACGCCGGGGCCAGGCATCCGGAAAGCCCGATGCGCTATACTGCCCTGGTCCGTGCCCTGGAAGAGGACCGAAAAACCGCGGTCCTGCCGCGGCTTGCCCCGCGTCCGGCAACGCTCGCGGAACTGCGCTATTGCCACAGCCAGGAGTACATCGAGCTGGTCCGGCAACGCATTCAGGACGGGCACCGCAGTCTGGGCTTTCCGGACACCAATGTCGGCCCGGGTTCCTGGGATGCGGCCTTGCATGCCGCCGGAGGTGCTCTCACGGCCGTGGACACGGTACTGGCCGGGCACGCCAAAAGCGTGTTTTGCGTGATGCGCCCCCCTGGACACCATGCCCGCCCCAGGCAGGGCATGGGGTTCTGCATCTTCAACAATATCGCGTTGGCCGCCCGGCACGCCCAGGTCGTGCACGGGCTGGAGCGCATCCTCATCGTGGATTGGGACGTACACCATGGCAACGGCACCCAGGAAATCTTCTACAACGATCCGTCCGTACTCTTTTTCAGCACCCACCAAAGCAACTGGTACCCATACTCCGGCGAGCCCCATGAAACCGGAATCGATGCCGGGGAAGGGTTCACCATCAACTGCCCTTTTCCATACGGCACGGACATCATCCCAGTGCGAACCGCCTTTCTGGAGCGCCTGCTGCCGGCAGCCCGCACGTTTCAGCCGGAGCTGGTGCTCATCTCCGCCGGTTTCGACGCCCTGGCATCGGACCCGCTGGGCGGATTCCAACTGCAGCCGGAGGACTTTGCCGCATTAAGCGCAATTGTTCTGGAAATTGCCGAAGCCACTGCCCAGGGGCGGGTGGTCTCCCTGCTGGAAGGCGGCTATGATCTGCCTGGCCTGACCGCAACGGCCCTCATTCATGTCCATGCCTTGATGGGCTGA
- a CDS encoding FAD-dependent oxidoreductase: MSKAKTVHIAGKDDAGRVSSRILEERIQEAVRGGACNLEITAFGQHGIGGRIFQPQGKPVSVQITGSPGQRTGSMGSPGTTIEIHGPASDDIGWLNAGAEIVVHGYATNGACNAMAQGKVWVSGNIGSRGMTMTKYNPRFAHPELWVLGSAGDYFAEFMAGGIAVICGHEAQDPNNVLGYRPCVGMVGGRIFFRGPVHDYSQADAKLVPISDEEWAWLSENMALFLGRIKRKRLLKKLTVREEWQCIVARTPMEKVGGKRRSMAQFHGEVWDKELGRGGLIGDLTTLDRSPIPLITTGNLRRYVPLWEHRKYLAPCQSACPTGMPVQERWRLIREGKVDEAVDVALAFTPFPASICGYLCPHLCMQGCTKNVAGNLQPVDISFLGKKGVSSKPPKLPKLSGTRVAVIGGGPAGISVAWQLRLKGHDTWVYDLEKVLGGKMATAIPEQRIPKEVLTAEIDRVRQVLPHVHLQQNLTHKEFEQLKADFDYVVIATGAQKPRTIPIPGAERITPALTFLKNAKLDNQPVGKRLVVIGAGNVGCDVATEAHRLGAEEITLIDIQEPASFGEERKEAERAGAIFRYPCFTKEITAEGVVLTTGEVIPADTVVISIGDLPDLGFLPETIATDRGFVLVNENNQTADPQVFAIGDIVKPGLLTDAIGAGRRAAKVIDEMAAGKRPLVDTAWLKDYSIEYSETSERIDYSRMTLEYYDPRVTAYNDMEHCASQCSSCGSCMDCGLCDVVCPTAAIERKDLGDGKYERVSNPDKCIGCGFCGKCCPCGVWALMENTPMG; encoded by the coding sequence ATGAGTAAGGCAAAGACAGTGCACATCGCCGGCAAGGATGACGCTGGGCGGGTGTCTTCGCGGATTCTGGAGGAACGCATCCAGGAGGCCGTGCGGGGTGGGGCCTGCAACCTGGAGATTACCGCTTTTGGTCAGCACGGCATCGGCGGGCGAATCTTTCAGCCCCAGGGCAAGCCGGTCAGCGTGCAAATCACCGGCTCACCCGGGCAGCGCACCGGTTCCATGGGCTCGCCGGGCACGACCATCGAGATCCACGGCCCGGCATCGGACGATATCGGCTGGCTGAATGCCGGCGCGGAAATCGTGGTTCACGGCTATGCCACCAACGGAGCCTGCAACGCCATGGCCCAGGGCAAGGTATGGGTGAGCGGGAACATCGGCTCCCGGGGCATGACCATGACCAAGTACAACCCGCGTTTCGCCCACCCGGAACTCTGGGTTCTGGGCTCGGCCGGGGACTATTTCGCCGAATTCATGGCCGGGGGCATCGCCGTAATCTGCGGACATGAAGCTCAGGATCCGAACAATGTTTTAGGCTATCGGCCCTGCGTGGGCATGGTTGGCGGCAGAATCTTCTTTCGCGGCCCGGTGCACGACTACAGCCAGGCCGATGCCAAACTGGTACCCATTTCCGATGAGGAATGGGCCTGGCTTTCCGAGAACATGGCCCTGTTCCTGGGCAGGATCAAACGCAAACGGCTGTTGAAGAAGCTGACCGTGCGCGAGGAATGGCAATGCATTGTCGCCCGCACACCCATGGAAAAGGTCGGGGGCAAGCGTCGATCCATGGCCCAATTCCATGGAGAAGTCTGGGACAAGGAACTGGGCCGCGGCGGCCTGATCGGAGACCTGACCACCCTGGACCGCAGCCCGATTCCCCTGATCACCACCGGAAATCTGCGCCGCTACGTGCCCCTCTGGGAACACCGCAAGTACCTTGCGCCCTGCCAATCCGCCTGCCCCACGGGCATGCCGGTCCAGGAACGCTGGCGGCTGATCCGCGAAGGCAAGGTGGATGAGGCCGTAGACGTGGCCCTGGCCTTCACCCCGTTTCCGGCATCCATTTGCGGCTATCTCTGCCCGCATCTGTGCATGCAGGGCTGTACCAAGAACGTGGCCGGCAACCTGCAGCCCGTGGATATTTCCTTTCTGGGCAAGAAAGGTGTCAGCTCCAAGCCTCCCAAGCTGCCGAAATTGAGCGGCACCCGGGTGGCGGTCATCGGCGGCGGTCCGGCCGGCATTTCCGTGGCCTGGCAGTTGCGGCTGAAAGGTCACGACACATGGGTCTATGATCTGGAAAAAGTTCTTGGCGGAAAGATGGCCACAGCCATCCCGGAACAGCGCATCCCCAAGGAAGTCTTGACCGCGGAGATCGATCGGGTTCGCCAGGTGCTGCCCCATGTCCATCTGCAACAGAACCTGACACACAAGGAATTCGAGCAGCTCAAGGCTGATTTTGACTACGTGGTCATTGCCACCGGCGCCCAGAAACCCCGGACCATCCCCATCCCCGGTGCGGAGCGGATCACTCCGGCCCTGACCTTTCTGAAGAACGCCAAGCTGGACAACCAGCCCGTTGGGAAGCGTCTGGTGGTCATCGGCGCGGGCAACGTAGGTTGCGACGTGGCCACAGAGGCCCACCGCCTGGGCGCCGAGGAGATCACCCTGATCGACATTCAGGAACCGGCCTCCTTTGGTGAGGAACGCAAGGAGGCCGAGCGCGCCGGGGCCATCTTCCGCTACCCTTGTTTCACCAAGGAGATCACTGCCGAGGGCGTGGTTCTGACCACCGGAGAGGTCATCCCGGCGGATACCGTGGTCATCTCCATCGGCGACCTCCCGGATCTGGGCTTTTTGCCCGAAACCATTGCCACGGATCGAGGCTTTGTTCTGGTCAACGAGAACAACCAGACCGCCGATCCCCAGGTTTTCGCCATCGGCGACATCGTCAAGCCCGGTCTGCTCACCGACGCCATCGGCGCTGGACGCCGGGCAGCCAAGGTCATTGACGAAATGGCCGCGGGCAAGCGCCCGTTGGTGGATACGGCCTGGCTCAAGGACTACTCCATCGAGTACAGCGAAACCTCCGAGCGCATCGACTATTCCCGGATGACTCTGGAGTACTATGATCCTCGGGTCACCGCATACAACGACATGGAGCACTGCGCCTCCCAGTGTTCATCCTGCGGCTCCTGCATGGACTGCGGCCTGTGCGACGTGGTCTGCCCCACCGCGGCCATTGAGCGCAAGGACCTGGGCGACGGCAAGTACGAGCGGGTCTCCAACCCGGACAAATGCATCGGTTGCGGCTTCTGTGGCAAATGCTGCCCATGCGGCGTCTGGGCCTTGATGGAAAATACACCCATGGGATGA
- a CDS encoding four helix bundle protein: MAIGHEKLDVYRLSIQYVAWVFEKVGTLNGIFRTARDQWLRASQSIPLNIAEGNGKTAEADRRRFFEIARGSALECAAIQDILVIGKALGKIESRERKVELDRMAQMLSRLGGRGYSLKENMADHGNYGVDFDFDHDFDGDS, translated from the coding sequence ATGGCCATCGGACACGAAAAACTCGACGTTTACCGACTCTCGATACAGTACGTTGCATGGGTTTTCGAGAAGGTCGGCACCCTGAACGGGATATTTCGGACTGCGCGCGATCAATGGCTTCGGGCCAGCCAGTCCATCCCGTTGAATATCGCTGAGGGAAACGGCAAAACAGCTGAGGCCGACCGCAGGCGATTTTTCGAGATCGCTCGGGGATCTGCCCTGGAATGTGCAGCAATCCAAGACATCCTGGTGATTGGGAAAGCACTTGGGAAAATCGAAAGTCGGGAACGCAAGGTTGAGTTAGACCGCATGGCCCAGATGCTCAGCCGATTGGGCGGAAGAGGGTATTCCCTCAAGGAAAACATGGCGGACCATGGAAATTATGGAGTCGATTTCGATTTCGATCACGATTTCGATGGCGACTCTTAA
- a CDS encoding glutamate synthase-related protein: MPANTAITPSTLSQRDLPWQIDWDIQTCTLCGRCTAVCPVNAIEFGTFRKRTLFTPPLGLSDNRSQGLQHKPSSSSSVYYGIRQRTDPAYACIGCAMCNMVCPNNAIRPVKSESTDLLRFHRDRGGQPRTRGGRRNSGDSVLDQIKFMRISMLTDPALDAGRHEFELRTLIGRVLPPAEALKTQREKGWMPPVREIYPLMIGSMSFGALSPNMWEGLQMGVAYLNEELGMPVRMCTGEGGCPPRLLRSRFMKYVILQIASGYFGWDEIVHAIPHMKEDPCAVEIKYGQGAKPGDGGLLQWHKVNQLIAAIRGVPPGVSLPSPPTHQTKYSIEEAVAKMIQSMSMAWGFRVPVYPKISASSTSLAVLNNLTRNPYAAGLAIDGEDGGTGAAYNVSMNHMGHPIASNLRDCYLNLVKLGKQNELPIIAGGGTGKNGNLAANAAALIMLGASAVQIGKYVMQAASGCLGSEGDRCNICNIGRCPKGITSQDPRLYRRLDPEQVAERVVDMYVGFDTELKKIVAPLGRSTSLPIGMSDALGIADRSAAERLQIKYVV, translated from the coding sequence ATGCCGGCAAACACAGCCATTACCCCATCTACATTAAGCCAGAGGGATCTGCCCTGGCAGATCGACTGGGATATTCAGACCTGCACGCTCTGCGGCAGGTGTACCGCGGTCTGCCCGGTGAATGCCATTGAATTCGGCACATTCCGCAAGCGAACCCTTTTCACCCCGCCTCTGGGACTGTCCGATAACCGCTCCCAGGGCCTGCAGCACAAGCCCTCGTCCAGTTCCAGCGTCTATTACGGCATCCGCCAGCGTACGGACCCGGCCTATGCCTGCATTGGCTGCGCCATGTGCAACATGGTCTGCCCGAACAACGCCATCCGTCCGGTGAAATCCGAATCCACGGACCTGCTGCGTTTTCATCGGGATCGGGGCGGACAGCCCCGTACCCGCGGTGGGCGGCGCAACTCCGGCGACAGTGTTTTGGACCAGATCAAGTTCATGCGCATTTCCATGCTCACCGACCCGGCCCTGGACGCCGGTCGGCATGAATTCGAGCTGCGCACCCTGATCGGTCGCGTCCTGCCTCCGGCCGAGGCTTTGAAAACCCAGCGGGAAAAGGGTTGGATGCCTCCGGTACGGGAAATCTACCCGCTGATGATCGGCTCCATGAGTTTCGGCGCCCTTTCCCCGAACATGTGGGAAGGCCTGCAGATGGGCGTGGCCTACCTGAACGAGGAGCTGGGCATGCCCGTGCGGATGTGTACCGGCGAGGGTGGATGCCCGCCCAGGCTGTTGCGCTCCCGATTCATGAAGTACGTGATCCTGCAGATCGCCAGCGGCTATTTTGGTTGGGACGAAATTGTCCACGCCATCCCGCACATGAAGGAAGACCCTTGCGCCGTGGAGATCAAATACGGCCAGGGCGCCAAACCCGGCGACGGCGGCCTGCTCCAGTGGCACAAGGTCAACCAGCTCATCGCCGCCATTCGCGGTGTGCCTCCGGGAGTCAGCCTGCCCAGCCCGCCCACGCACCAGACCAAGTACTCCATCGAGGAGGCCGTGGCCAAGATGATCCAGTCCATGAGCATGGCCTGGGGATTCCGGGTACCGGTCTACCCGAAAATCTCGGCCTCCAGCACCTCCCTGGCCGTGCTGAACAACCTGACCCGCAACCCCTATGCCGCAGGCCTGGCCATCGACGGCGAGGACGGCGGCACCGGAGCGGCCTACAACGTGTCCATGAACCACATGGGCCATCCCATCGCCTCCAATCTGCGGGACTGCTACCTGAACCTGGTCAAGCTGGGCAAACAGAACGAGCTGCCGATCATTGCCGGCGGGGGCACGGGCAAGAACGGCAACCTGGCAGCCAACGCCGCGGCCCTGATCATGCTTGGGGCCAGCGCGGTCCAGATCGGCAAATACGTCATGCAGGCCGCCAGCGGCTGCCTGGGATCTGAGGGCGATCGCTGCAACATCTGCAATATCGGCCGCTGCCCCAAAGGCATCACCTCCCAGGATCCCCGCCTGTACCGCAGGCTGGATCCTGAACAGGTGGCCGAACGGGTCGTGGACATGTACGTCGGCTTCGACACGGAGCTGAAAAAAATCGTCGCTCCCCTGGGCCGCTCCACCTCCCTGCCCATCGGCATGTCCGACGCCCTGGGCATCGCGGACCGGTCAGCCGCGGAGCGGTTGCAGATCAAGTATGTTGTTTAG
- a CDS encoding glutamate synthase, with protein sequence MCRLFSLTSSVPISPMRAIEALDVMKEGHDGSGIGLFLTDLAGPFQDSKHLPILSGIFTQSGVLRMEEFMSSQGFTPQYRLTLAPQDTPPPGTPKREVYLSQVFEPPSAWNGLAQEEREVLLTKTRLALRHMGQAEEDMVVFSFWPDVLMIKEVGDPMEIGRYLGLDREEVYAGRILAQGRQNTNYGINLYACHPFFIQGVSTMTNGENTAFVPIKEYLGSQGVPGYEGYQSDSEVFTHILHFTLKGLGLSLEAYKHVITPLQDDDMNAHPDRDVLYTMKQACRRLIIDGPNCVIGCLPDKTMFMVQDRKKLRPGIVGGRPGLFAFSSEACGLDAAIPERDKTKDFQPMHLDTAIVSPDCQEVRICRQTQPLPHLH encoded by the coding sequence ATGTGCCGTTTGTTCTCCCTGACCAGCTCTGTTCCGATTTCCCCGATGCGGGCGATCGAAGCGCTGGATGTGATGAAGGAAGGTCATGACGGTTCGGGGATCGGTCTGTTTTTGACCGACCTCGCCGGCCCCTTCCAGGACTCCAAACATCTGCCCATCCTCTCCGGTATTTTCACCCAATCCGGAGTGCTGCGGATGGAGGAGTTCATGTCCAGCCAAGGCTTTACGCCCCAGTACCGACTGACTTTGGCCCCCCAGGACACCCCGCCTCCGGGCACCCCGAAACGGGAAGTCTATCTGTCCCAGGTCTTTGAGCCGCCTTCCGCGTGGAACGGTCTGGCCCAGGAAGAGCGTGAAGTGCTCCTGACCAAGACCCGCCTAGCCTTGCGTCATATGGGCCAGGCTGAGGAGGACATGGTGGTCTTCAGCTTTTGGCCGGACGTACTGATGATCAAGGAAGTCGGCGATCCCATGGAAATCGGCCGTTACCTGGGATTGGACCGGGAGGAGGTGTACGCCGGGCGAATTTTGGCCCAGGGCCGCCAGAACACCAACTACGGAATCAACCTTTATGCCTGCCACCCCTTCTTCATCCAGGGCGTCTCCACCATGACCAACGGGGAGAACACGGCCTTCGTGCCCATCAAGGAATACCTGGGGAGTCAGGGCGTGCCCGGCTACGAGGGATATCAGTCTGATTCCGAGGTGTTCACCCATATCCTGCACTTCACCCTGAAGGGACTTGGATTGAGCCTGGAGGCCTACAAGCACGTGATCACCCCGCTGCAGGACGACGACATGAATGCGCACCCGGATCGGGATGTCCTGTACACCATGAAACAGGCCTGTCGCCGGCTGATCATCGATGGCCCGAATTGCGTCATCGGCTGCCTGCCGGACAAGACCATGTTCATGGTCCAGGACCGGAAGAAGCTGCGCCCCGGCATTGTCGGTGGCCGCCCCGGCCTGTTCGCCTTCTCCTCCGAGGCCTGCGGCCTTGACGCCGCCATCCCGGAGCGGGACAAGACCAAGGATTTTCAACCCATGCACCTGGACACGGCCATTGTTTCGCCGGACTGTCAGGAGGTACGCATATGCCGGCAAACACAGCCATTACCCCATCTACATTAA
- a CDS encoding DNA topoisomerase — MKALILAEKPSAGRDLARVLQVNPGRSRSAAFLEDDRYVVSWMIGHLLGYAYPGEQNPAWRQWSFATLPMFPERFLLKELPNTARQVEILRGLLAREDVGEIIVATDAGREGELIFRHLYDHLGCTKPFRRLWILDNTDAGIRKAFAELQPGSRFDNLAASARARSESDWLVGMNFSRAYTIKGGDKFSIGRVQTPVLALLVHRRKAIDAFVSEPFFTCTATLSSPKFPQGDLFPAQVLAPPDFAGDRFKTKQEAQDQAAQVDGRDGAVANLEQKDVTIAAPLLYDLTALQKEANARYGFSAKQTLDMAQKLYEAEKVITYPRTDSRYITQEIFKEMPQRLAALPKGYSPLTNLAVERLKSGASFACVNDAKVTDHYAILPTGKTPSSGMDQRLKQIYDLVARRLIAAFLPAAKVRNTKMLLDVHGQKLQATGKVFLDSGWLKAEPWRKGDDVVLPDLAQGDPIHVDGTEVKASKTKPPSHFTEKTLLAAMERGDFDTPGPPAGDEASSNGHGEGGSESGRETTLNSLMGLEDQSRPAPTVGIGRPSTRAAIIELLVERGYVHREKKRLIASDTGMTLIDFVESTVPQLTSAKVTHVWEKALEDIAQGRDDPGTFITRIKEFTTQGIKIMARQPNRPRVPRPAS; from the coding sequence TTGAAAGCCCTGATCCTTGCTGAAAAGCCCTCGGCCGGGCGGGACCTGGCCCGTGTCCTTCAAGTCAACCCGGGCAGGAGCCGTTCCGCGGCCTTTCTGGAAGACGATCGCTACGTGGTCTCCTGGATGATCGGCCATCTGCTGGGCTACGCGTATCCTGGCGAGCAAAATCCAGCCTGGAGACAATGGTCCTTCGCCACCCTGCCCATGTTTCCGGAACGCTTCCTGCTCAAGGAACTGCCGAACACCGCCCGGCAGGTCGAGATTTTGCGCGGTCTGCTGGCCCGGGAGGACGTGGGCGAGATCATCGTGGCCACGGACGCGGGCCGGGAAGGCGAGCTGATCTTCCGCCATCTTTACGACCACCTGGGCTGTACCAAGCCCTTTCGCCGCTTGTGGATTCTGGACAACACTGACGCAGGAATCCGCAAGGCCTTTGCCGAGCTGCAACCCGGAAGCCGTTTCGACAACCTCGCCGCCTCGGCCCGGGCCCGCTCGGAGTCCGACTGGCTGGTGGGCATGAACTTTTCCCGGGCCTACACCATCAAGGGCGGGGACAAGTTCAGCATAGGCCGGGTCCAGACCCCGGTCCTGGCCCTGCTGGTCCATCGCCGCAAGGCCATCGACGCCTTTGTCTCCGAGCCCTTTTTCACCTGCACGGCCACGCTCTCCTCTCCGAAGTTTCCCCAGGGTGACCTTTTCCCGGCCCAGGTCCTGGCCCCACCAGACTTTGCCGGAGACCGCTTCAAGACCAAACAGGAGGCCCAGGACCAGGCCGCCCAGGTGGATGGCCGGGATGGGGCGGTGGCGAACCTGGAACAGAAGGACGTGACCATCGCCGCGCCCCTGCTCTATGACCTGACCGCGCTGCAGAAGGAGGCCAACGCCAGGTACGGCTTTTCGGCCAAACAGACCCTGGACATGGCCCAGAAGCTCTACGAGGCGGAGAAGGTCATCACCTATCCGCGTACGGACAGCCGGTACATCACCCAGGAAATCTTCAAGGAGATGCCGCAACGCCTGGCCGCGTTGCCCAAAGGCTACAGCCCCCTGACCAACCTGGCCGTGGAACGGCTGAAATCCGGCGCTTCCTTTGCCTGCGTCAACGACGCCAAGGTCACGGACCACTACGCCATCCTGCCCACGGGCAAGACGCCCTCCTCGGGCATGGATCAGCGTCTGAAGCAGATCTACGACCTCGTGGCCCGGCGGCTCATCGCCGCGTTCCTGCCCGCCGCCAAGGTCCGCAACACCAAAATGCTCCTGGACGTGCACGGCCAAAAGCTCCAGGCCACGGGCAAGGTCTTCCTGGACTCCGGCTGGCTGAAGGCCGAACCCTGGCGCAAGGGCGACGACGTGGTTCTCCCGGATCTGGCTCAAGGTGACCCGATCCATGTGGACGGCACCGAGGTCAAGGCCAGCAAGACCAAGCCACCCTCCCATTTCACGGAAAAGACCCTTCTGGCGGCCATGGAACGGGGAGATTTCGACACGCCGGGTCCGCCAGCAGGTGACGAAGCTTCGAGCAACGGTCACGGCGAAGGCGGTTCCGAATCCGGCCGGGAAACCACGCTGAACTCCCTCATGGGCCTGGAGGACCAGTCCCGCCCCGCACCCACCGTGGGCATCGGCCGCCCCTCCACCCGGGCCGCGATCATCGAATTGCTGGTGGAGCGCGGCTACGTGCATCGGGAGAAAAAACGGCTCATCGCCTCGGACACCGGGATGACCCTGATCGACTTCGTGGAATCCACCGTGCCCCAGCTCACCTCGGCCAAGGTCACCCATGTCTGGGAAAAGGCCCTGGAAGACATTGCCCAGGGCCGAGACGATCCCGGGACGTTCATCACCCGCATCAAGGAATTCACCACCCAGGGCATCAAAATCATGGCCCGCCAACCCAACCGTCCCCGGGTCCCACGGCCTGCTTCTTGA